A stretch of Lewinella sp. 4G2 DNA encodes these proteins:
- a CDS encoding TonB-dependent receptor domain-containing protein yields MRSVLSLLLALFLCTCGSAQVTLSGYLLSEHDAEPLSFGTVYAQNNGTGVTADSAGFFTLPGLTAGPDVLRFTHIGCDGETRAINLGRDTQITVYLHHHDNYVETVTVAAKAFQKYGAEQDERATEDLADGLEELTGVSTLRTGTAAAKPIYDGLSGNRLSIQNNGIAQSGQQWGNDHSPEIDPWVAAYVRVVEGVEALKYAGPTAGATVLIEPAPLRETEGFSGKTAYTFQSNGRGSVLNARLSNGGRTAYRISATGKWRGDRRAPDYFLRNTGRREANAALQLARFHSEKLTSRFYLSTFNADIGVLRGSHIGNLTDLNTAIGRDVPFFTEETFRSDIESPSQRVHHHLLKAETEYRPNEDNRFTLRYGGQLNDRKEFDVRRGGRSDRPALSLLQTSHLVEGVWHRELGTGQHFEANVQYDNIRNDNQPETGVLPLIPDYNSNRLSAYLALHHERDRFQVHGGFRLDRQVFEAITISRDLPRRIERFDHDYLLVGSSAEARWQVTDDISLRGGFTFRQRAPQINELYSNGLHQGVSGIEEGTANLDVESALKTSLSTLIGNARMGINATIFIQPIDNFIFLEPQDELRVTIRGAFPVFQYQSVDALLHGFNLQAYWQVRSDLKVTGALSQVRGKESDTDRALVYIPPTNLRAGVNYQPTGGLEGLTLGANVYRSFQQNDVDPEVDFLPPPPGYTLVGVNAGYTYALPKGRTLNLRLDVQNLLNVSYRDYLDRQRYFTDATGRDVELGVSFGF; encoded by the coding sequence ATGCGCTCCGTTCTGTCCCTTTTACTCGCCCTCTTCCTGTGCACCTGCGGCAGCGCCCAGGTCACTTTGAGCGGCTACTTGCTGAGTGAGCACGACGCGGAACCACTGAGTTTCGGGACCGTCTACGCCCAGAATAATGGTACGGGCGTCACCGCCGATTCCGCGGGATTTTTCACCTTGCCGGGCCTGACTGCGGGGCCGGACGTCCTGCGCTTCACCCACATCGGTTGTGACGGGGAAACGCGGGCGATCAACCTCGGGCGGGATACCCAAATTACCGTGTACCTACACCACCACGACAACTACGTGGAGACCGTGACCGTCGCCGCCAAGGCCTTTCAGAAGTATGGCGCAGAGCAGGACGAGCGGGCCACGGAGGACCTCGCAGACGGCCTCGAAGAGCTCACCGGCGTCTCTACCCTCCGGACCGGGACGGCCGCCGCGAAACCAATCTACGACGGGCTTTCCGGTAACCGCCTCAGCATTCAGAACAACGGAATCGCCCAGAGCGGACAGCAGTGGGGCAACGACCATAGCCCCGAAATCGACCCCTGGGTGGCCGCCTACGTGCGCGTCGTGGAGGGTGTTGAAGCTTTGAAATACGCCGGGCCGACCGCCGGAGCCACGGTACTTATCGAGCCCGCTCCGCTACGGGAAACGGAAGGATTTTCCGGCAAAACCGCCTACACTTTTCAGAGCAACGGCCGGGGGAGCGTCCTCAACGCCCGCCTCTCCAACGGAGGCCGGACGGCCTACCGCATCAGCGCTACCGGCAAGTGGCGGGGTGACCGGCGGGCACCAGATTACTTCCTGCGCAACACCGGCCGGCGGGAGGCCAACGCCGCCCTCCAACTTGCCCGCTTCCACTCCGAAAAACTGACGAGCCGCTTCTACCTGTCCACTTTCAACGCGGACATTGGCGTGCTCCGCGGCTCCCACATCGGCAACCTGACGGACCTGAATACCGCCATCGGCCGCGACGTGCCCTTCTTCACCGAAGAGACCTTTCGGAGCGATATTGAAAGCCCCAGCCAGCGCGTCCACCACCACTTACTGAAGGCGGAAACGGAGTACCGGCCCAACGAGGATAACCGCTTCACGCTACGCTACGGCGGGCAGTTGAACGACCGCAAGGAATTCGACGTGCGCCGGGGTGGCCGGAGCGACCGGCCCGCGCTTTCTCTGCTGCAAACCAGCCATCTCGTCGAGGGCGTTTGGCACCGTGAACTTGGTACCGGACAGCACTTCGAAGCCAACGTGCAGTACGACAATATTCGCAACGATAACCAACCCGAAACGGGGGTGCTGCCGCTCATCCCTGACTACAACAGCAACCGCCTGAGTGCCTACCTGGCTTTACACCACGAGCGCGATCGCTTCCAGGTACACGGCGGTTTTCGGTTGGACCGCCAGGTGTTCGAAGCCATCACGATCTCCCGCGATTTGCCCCGTCGGATTGAGCGGTTCGACCACGATTATTTGTTGGTCGGCAGCAGCGCCGAGGCCCGTTGGCAGGTGACGGATGACATCAGTCTACGGGGCGGTTTCACCTTCCGGCAACGGGCGCCGCAGATCAACGAGTTGTACAGCAATGGCTTGCACCAGGGCGTAAGCGGCATCGAGGAGGGCACGGCGAATCTCGACGTGGAAAGCGCCCTGAAAACCTCCCTTAGCACCCTCATCGGCAACGCGCGCATGGGCATCAATGCCACAATTTTCATCCAGCCCATCGACAACTTCATTTTCCTGGAGCCGCAGGATGAGTTGCGCGTCACCATCCGCGGCGCCTTCCCCGTATTCCAGTATCAATCGGTCGATGCGTTACTGCACGGTTTCAATCTGCAGGCGTACTGGCAGGTCAGATCTGATCTCAAGGTAACCGGGGCGCTGTCGCAGGTGCGGGGTAAGGAATCGGATACGGACCGGGCGCTGGTCTACATCCCCCCCACCAACCTGAGGGCCGGCGTCAACTACCAACCAACCGGCGGCCTGGAGGGGCTGACGCTGGGCGCCAACGTCTACCGCTCCTTCCAACAGAACGACGTGGACCCGGAGGTCGATTTCCTCCCTCCCCCACCCGGCTACACGCTGGTGGGCGTTAATGCTGGATATACTTACGCCCTACCGAAAGGACGTACCCTCAACCTCCGGCTGGACGTACAGAACCTCCTCAACGTCAGCTACCGGGATTACCTGGACCGGCAACGCTACTTCACCGACGCTACTGGCCGGGACGTGGAGTTGGGGGTATCGTTTGGCTTCTAG
- a CDS encoding TlpA disulfide reductase family protein, which produces MRLILLTSLLALFLSTCDRAQKTQAELPILGNAETPVTYTDFAELSGLFEQTSDTAYIINFWATWCAPCREELPLLEKLAAEDHPKPLKIVLVSLDDKPAAIASISATLTDLAPSLSSVVLTDADDEVWGKEIDRVWTGSLPTTIIYRGQLRYVYRRAFNTYADLQRAVEPLMK; this is translated from the coding sequence ATGCGCCTGATCCTCCTTACTTCGCTGCTTGCCCTCTTCCTCAGCACCTGCGACCGCGCCCAAAAAACGCAGGCTGAACTACCGATTCTTGGCAACGCCGAAACGCCCGTTACCTACACTGATTTTGCGGAGCTCAGTGGTTTATTCGAACAGACCTCGGACACGGCCTACATCATTAATTTTTGGGCAACTTGGTGCGCGCCTTGCCGCGAGGAACTGCCCTTATTGGAAAAACTGGCCGCGGAGGACCACCCCAAACCCCTCAAAATCGTGCTGGTGAGCCTGGACGATAAACCAGCCGCCATCGCCAGCATCTCCGCTACGCTGACGGACCTGGCACCCAGCCTGAGTTCCGTAGTGCTCACGGATGCCGACGATGAGGTGTGGGGTAAAGAAATCGACCGCGTCTGGACCGGATCGCTGCCCACCACCATCATCTACCGGGGGCAACTTAGGTATGTTTACCGGCGGGCATTTAACACCTACGCCGACCTCCAAAGGGCCGTAGAACCACTGATGAAATAA
- a CDS encoding discoidin domain-containing protein, with protein MRVLIRSLVLLLILTGLVACLPPSDPYPFAEPDDLVMEAEAISEGLTEYIRAWHRGDADARIPANLIPAGITDSKDFYLKRPEDVEPGETWATRFARPVDLDSLRGGIPEPKATYLFLGTALAPFGSKMIIEGEFPRARFFSFQITAPFNGREYYAERQFGQAEVSLVDADIEPLPGHVNPFRLGADRTAENRSYRFEIDLVTGDPVAQNDNQFVYPYRIEGNRLAGALLVHQGVLGYKDILQQPRAEPAPWNLGALWVRIYRPDDGTGPLGGVEMPRVSYELATGERFFIGSDFSTLQARADTTVPNQNKVTAANPNYGPNEGFYKSWGISRSILSGVAVANGWNDRDSARRVADVHLGWTGRGEFQAAPANYEPHATTNNYCNYLGRNIDLLPGQVVVLTGKLPTFPDTGPGAATMESGQVRFWSIGGIDPDPLSPLPATTIHSIADEEVIIDADRKYIIVYSRPEDRPANATAANGINWVNAGTQSNHGLMLRWVSVRDKSDTDGSAEDWYTSLAPSEDVVDWSVGDWAGSAYDPKLIGTNWWEGHMSCYLPRYHTMPVTEFEALGGGLRMADVPVWLDERYEAGPAFSVLGSVVATSQLDADNSADKAIDGDINTTWSNAFGSPEDTVTLTLDTLRGISAIRLLWNPFFFGTEYILEASVDGSNWRILGDYEETSGGVKIYRNFDRQPARYVRLITKKVSSTWSSLAEFEVYDNDCECPSEPPTSTTRLMDSDIEFRVYPNPSNGLFQISAEGQIQSIEVWDNQGRLLRRDIETEATLDLRGYESGIYLLKVQVGDATLVKRVIIH; from the coding sequence ATGCGCGTACTGATCAGGAGTCTCGTCCTTCTACTTATTCTAACTGGTCTCGTGGCCTGTCTTCCGCCTTCCGACCCTTACCCTTTCGCGGAACCCGACGATCTGGTCATGGAAGCCGAAGCGATTTCGGAGGGCCTGACGGAGTACATCCGTGCCTGGCACCGGGGCGACGCCGACGCACGCATTCCCGCTAACTTGATTCCGGCGGGTATTACCGATAGTAAGGATTTCTACCTAAAGCGGCCCGAAGACGTGGAACCCGGAGAGACCTGGGCAACGCGTTTCGCCCGGCCGGTCGATTTAGATAGTTTGCGGGGCGGGATCCCGGAACCCAAAGCGACCTATTTGTTTTTAGGTACGGCACTGGCCCCATTCGGAAGTAAGATGATCATTGAGGGTGAGTTCCCACGGGCCCGCTTTTTCTCCTTTCAAATAACCGCACCTTTCAACGGGAGGGAGTACTACGCGGAACGCCAATTCGGCCAGGCGGAGGTATCGCTGGTAGATGCCGACATTGAACCTCTTCCGGGCCACGTCAATCCCTTCCGACTGGGGGCGGACCGTACTGCGGAGAACCGTAGCTACCGGTTCGAGATTGATCTGGTAACCGGAGATCCGGTAGCGCAAAACGATAATCAATTCGTCTATCCCTACCGCATTGAAGGGAACCGATTGGCCGGAGCCCTCCTCGTGCATCAGGGCGTGCTGGGCTACAAGGACATCCTCCAGCAGCCCCGGGCGGAACCAGCACCCTGGAATTTGGGTGCCCTCTGGGTCCGGATCTACCGACCGGACGACGGAACGGGACCTCTCGGTGGGGTGGAGATGCCCCGGGTGAGCTACGAGTTGGCTACCGGGGAACGCTTCTTCATTGGTTCCGATTTTTCCACCTTGCAGGCTCGTGCGGATACAACCGTCCCTAATCAAAATAAGGTGACAGCGGCCAACCCGAACTACGGGCCCAACGAAGGATTCTACAAATCGTGGGGCATCAGCCGCAGCATTCTCTCCGGAGTTGCCGTGGCGAATGGCTGGAACGATCGGGACAGCGCCCGACGGGTGGCCGACGTCCACCTCGGCTGGACGGGCCGGGGGGAATTCCAGGCTGCGCCCGCTAATTACGAGCCGCACGCTACGACGAATAATTACTGTAATTACCTCGGCCGGAACATCGATCTGTTACCCGGTCAGGTGGTCGTCCTGACGGGTAAGCTACCGACCTTTCCTGATACAGGTCCAGGTGCGGCTACCATGGAAAGTGGCCAGGTCCGCTTTTGGAGCATTGGTGGGATTGACCCCGACCCCCTTTCTCCCTTACCAGCTACGACGATCCATTCCATTGCCGACGAGGAGGTCATCATCGATGCGGACCGCAAGTACATCATCGTGTACTCCCGGCCGGAGGACCGACCCGCAAATGCCACCGCGGCAAATGGCATCAACTGGGTGAATGCCGGTACCCAATCCAACCACGGCTTAATGTTGCGTTGGGTTTCAGTGCGGGACAAATCCGATACGGATGGCTCGGCCGAAGATTGGTACACTAGCTTGGCACCAAGCGAGGACGTCGTGGACTGGTCCGTAGGTGACTGGGCCGGTTCTGCCTACGACCCCAAGCTGATCGGGACCAACTGGTGGGAAGGGCACATGAGTTGTTATCTCCCCCGCTACCATACGATGCCGGTTACGGAATTTGAGGCCCTGGGAGGCGGGCTCAGAATGGCAGACGTTCCCGTCTGGCTGGACGAGCGTTACGAGGCTGGCCCTGCGTTTTCCGTACTGGGCTCAGTGGTGGCCACATCCCAACTCGATGCGGATAACTCGGCGGACAAGGCGATTGATGGAGACATCAACACCACCTGGAGTAATGCCTTCGGCAGCCCGGAAGACACCGTCACGCTGACGCTGGATACCCTGCGGGGAATTTCCGCCATCCGCCTGCTGTGGAACCCCTTCTTCTTTGGAACCGAATATATTCTCGAAGCTTCCGTGGACGGCTCCAACTGGAGGATTTTAGGGGATTATGAGGAGACGTCCGGTGGTGTCAAAATCTACCGCAATTTCGACCGGCAGCCGGCCCGTTACGTGCGGCTGATCACCAAAAAGGTTAGCAGTACCTGGTCGAGCCTCGCCGAGTTCGAGGTCTACGATAATGACTGCGAATGCCCATCGGAGCCGCCGACATCAACCACGCGACTGATGGATAGTGATATTGAATTTCGGGTATATCCGAACCCGAGTAACGGGCTATTTCAAATCTCGGCTGAGGGTCAAATTCAGTCCATTGAGGTGTGGGATAACCAAGGCCGGCTACTGCGCCGAGATATTGAGACTGAGGCCACACTGGATCTTCGGGGCTATGAAAGTGGGATCTATCTATTGAAAGTTCAGGTAGGGGACGCAACCCTGGTTAAGCGGGTGATTATCCATTAA
- a CDS encoding Crp/Fnr family transcriptional regulator: protein MESPFLNALSGFEDLPAEAITEVLSCIRRMELEKGAVLLRAGDTCRYLYFVEKGFARGYYHDAEGKESTSWFWSEGEILVSLESFLRQTPTRENVELLEPAVLYRLSYANLQHLYDKYPDFNRLGRILMEEAFLAAGMINEILRKGSALEKYETLVARHPQLLQRSYLKYIASFLGITQETLSRIRKPI from the coding sequence ATGGAGTCTCCCTTTCTCAACGCACTCTCCGGTTTCGAGGACCTGCCGGCGGAAGCCATTACGGAGGTACTGAGTTGCATTCGCCGCATGGAGCTGGAAAAGGGGGCCGTCCTCTTGCGAGCAGGAGATACCTGCCGTTACCTCTACTTCGTGGAAAAAGGATTTGCCCGTGGCTATTACCACGATGCCGAAGGGAAGGAGTCCACCTCCTGGTTTTGGTCGGAAGGAGAGATCCTGGTTTCGCTAGAGTCTTTTCTCCGGCAAACACCGACACGGGAAAACGTGGAACTGTTGGAACCGGCGGTGCTGTACCGGCTGAGTTACGCCAACTTGCAACACCTGTACGACAAGTATCCGGATTTCAACCGCCTCGGCCGCATCCTGATGGAGGAAGCATTTTTGGCAGCGGGGATGATCAACGAGATCCTGCGTAAGGGAAGCGCCCTGGAGAAATACGAAACCCTGGTGGCCCGCCACCCCCAACTCCTGCAGCGGAGTTACCTGAAGTACATCGCATCTTTCCTGGGCATCACGCAAGAGACGCTGAGCCGCATTCGCAAGCCGATTTAA
- a CDS encoding O-methyltransferase, with translation MRRINHKQRLEDMRATGNSTLLKVVDCLLKAEANDFSPEDQAAFDRVESYRNQLLGSTEIVDFKVFGSDDTETISNVCKAATSPKIWARLIYALASEFEAKKVLEIGTNLGVSGSYLLEALRHNSDSQLVTMEGMPRYVEISRNQFKAITNEDRFEVIEGKYEDTFDDMIDRHQDFDLLFIDGNHQKGPTLEYYEKLLKVSTRPSVWIFDDIYWTNGMKEAWDIIRQNPETSYSIDLYKTGLVVVDPSVSVPKHFALHLAY, from the coding sequence ATGCGTCGTATAAATCACAAGCAAAGGCTTGAAGATATGCGAGCGACGGGCAACTCAACCTTGCTCAAAGTAGTGGATTGTTTACTGAAAGCGGAGGCGAATGATTTTTCACCTGAGGATCAGGCTGCCTTTGATCGGGTAGAAAGCTACCGAAATCAGTTGCTGGGGAGCACCGAAATTGTAGATTTTAAAGTGTTTGGCTCCGACGATACTGAAACCATTAGTAACGTATGTAAAGCAGCAACCTCGCCAAAAATATGGGCACGACTAATTTATGCTTTAGCGAGTGAATTTGAAGCCAAGAAAGTGTTAGAGATTGGCACCAATTTAGGGGTGTCCGGATCGTATTTATTGGAAGCACTTCGCCACAATTCAGATAGCCAATTAGTAACGATGGAGGGGATGCCACGCTACGTTGAAATTAGTAGGAATCAATTTAAGGCAATTACTAATGAAGACCGTTTCGAGGTGATTGAAGGCAAATATGAAGATACGTTCGATGACATGATCGACCGCCATCAAGACTTTGATCTTTTATTTATCGATGGCAATCATCAAAAAGGTCCGACGCTAGAGTATTATGAAAAACTGCTAAAGGTTTCCACTCGGCCTTCGGTATGGATTTTTGACGATATTTACTGGACGAACGGTATGAAAGAAGCATGGGATATCATCCGCCAAAATCCTGAAACCTCTTACTCCATCGATTTGTATAAAACAGGCTTAGTGGTAGTGGATCCATCGGTTAGCGTGCCGAAGCATTTTGCGCTACACCTTGCGTACTAA
- a CDS encoding cryptochrome/deoxyribodipyrimidine photo-lyase family protein, producing the protein MLNNQLIETRNILWLKRDLRTRDHAPLAAAVAAGVPFVVLYCFEPSIMASPKHSPRHWHFVAQSLVDLKTRGLPVTIYWGEVEEALDGLRAAANIATIFSHQETSHKLSFDRDRRVRDWTRQHGVEWQEFVQDGVIRGRKHRLGFAEKLDDFLALPPVHCNWQAAQILPPGESGLPIAKLADGFAKDFTQAKGQTALHPSQPGRYVPDPGPPDPRFQPGGETTAWRYLKSFTTERGRGYIRQIGNPSLSRRSCSRMSTYLAHGCVSLREVFQWAKSADIKPAFRKDMKMFRERLWWRAHYFQKLEAEWQIEFKPINRAFLKLGRHTSGPDLDAFRSAATGFPMIDANIRCLRATGWINFRSRAMLVTFATFVLWLDFRPVATFLGSLFLDYDPGIHYGQFQMQAGTTGYHPPRNYNPYLQGERYDKKGEFVHRWLPELRRIPAPWCHYPHRLTELERQLYDFSTTDYPAPIVDFAEATSENMDRYWAVRRSAEAQNLLPEIWAKHVMPESMEVYMAGEQPSPRRDV; encoded by the coding sequence GTGCTAAACAATCAGCTTATCGAAACGCGAAATATTCTCTGGCTCAAACGCGATTTGCGCACGCGTGACCACGCTCCCCTGGCGGCGGCGGTGGCGGCCGGAGTGCCCTTCGTGGTTTTGTACTGTTTCGAGCCGTCCATCATGGCCAGCCCGAAGCACAGCCCCCGGCACTGGCACTTCGTGGCTCAAAGTTTGGTGGATTTGAAGACGCGCGGACTACCGGTGACGATCTACTGGGGCGAGGTGGAGGAGGCGCTGGATGGCCTACGTGCGGCCGCAAACATCGCCACGATTTTTAGCCATCAGGAGACCAGCCACAAGTTGAGTTTCGACCGCGATCGACGCGTCCGGGATTGGACGCGGCAGCACGGAGTCGAATGGCAAGAATTCGTGCAGGACGGCGTCATCCGCGGACGTAAACACCGTCTGGGGTTCGCCGAAAAGCTGGACGATTTTTTGGCGCTGCCGCCGGTGCACTGTAATTGGCAAGCTGCCCAGATCCTACCGCCGGGTGAATCTGGACTACCCATTGCGAAGTTGGCTGACGGGTTTGCCAAGGACTTTACCCAGGCAAAGGGGCAGACGGCCCTCCACCCAAGCCAACCCGGACGCTACGTACCCGACCCCGGGCCACCCGACCCACGCTTTCAACCAGGAGGGGAGACCACTGCCTGGCGTTACCTCAAAAGCTTTACGACCGAGCGGGGGAGGGGCTACATCCGGCAAATCGGTAACCCTTCCCTCAGCCGCCGTAGTTGTAGCCGGATGAGTACCTACCTAGCTCACGGATGCGTTTCGCTACGGGAGGTGTTTCAGTGGGCGAAGTCAGCCGACATCAAACCGGCCTTCCGGAAGGACATGAAGATGTTCCGCGAACGACTCTGGTGGCGAGCTCATTACTTTCAGAAGTTGGAGGCGGAGTGGCAGATCGAATTCAAACCCATCAACCGGGCCTTCCTGAAACTGGGACGCCACACCTCGGGCCCGGATCTCGACGCCTTTCGCAGTGCCGCTACCGGTTTCCCGATGATCGACGCCAACATCCGCTGCCTACGGGCTACGGGCTGGATCAACTTCCGCAGCCGGGCGATGCTCGTTACGTTTGCCACCTTCGTGTTGTGGTTGGACTTCCGGCCCGTGGCCACCTTCCTCGGCTCGCTGTTCCTGGATTACGATCCGGGGATTCACTACGGGCAATTCCAGATGCAGGCGGGGACGACGGGCTACCACCCGCCTCGCAACTATAATCCATATTTGCAGGGAGAGCGGTACGATAAGAAGGGAGAGTTCGTCCACCGCTGGCTCCCCGAGTTGCGGCGGATCCCCGCACCGTGGTGCCATTATCCCCACCGGCTAACGGAACTCGAACGGCAACTGTACGATTTCTCCACCACCGATTATCCCGCGCCGATTGTGGACTTTGCTGAGGCGACTTCCGAAAATATGGATCGTTACTGGGCCGTGCGCCGGTCGGCGGAAGCGCAAAACTTGCTACCCGAGATCTGGGCGAAGCATGTTATGCCCGAGAGTATGGAAGTCTATATGGCGGGGGAGCAACCTAGCCCGCGGCGGGATGTGTGA